A single Caldisericia bacterium DNA region contains:
- a CDS encoding glycerophosphodiester phosphodiesterase produces MNSKPLIIAHRGASRYALENTIPAFKLAEELGADFIELDIHMTKDGELVVFHPFLIRNMKIRELTLKEIQGIDVGVLFSFNYRGTYIPTLKEVLKEVNLKVNIEIKGNERIYPGILDKLLEVIEEYPVERFIFSSFDFNILRNLKKKRENAVVEGLCFSPYGKSFPSFLSGINPYFIFVSKGMVDRMHLRSLTVKPYTVNNPLMMKRLIKIGVDGIFTDVPDVLKKVMESEKH; encoded by the coding sequence ATGAATTCAAAACCTCTTATTATAGCCCACAGAGGTGCATCAAGATATGCTCTAGAAAATACAATTCCTGCCTTCAAACTGGCAGAGGAATTGGGAGCTGACTTCATAGAACTTGACATCCATATGACAAAGGATGGGGAACTTGTAGTTTTCCATCCCTTCCTTATAAGAAACATGAAGATTAGAGAACTCACCCTCAAGGAAATTCAGGGTATAGATGTGGGAGTTTTATTTTCATTTAATTATAGAGGCACATATATTCCAACTCTTAAAGAGGTTCTAAAGGAGGTAAATTTAAAGGTAAACATAGAGATAAAGGGAAATGAAAGAATATATCCGGGAATTTTAGATAAGCTACTTGAGGTTATAGAAGAGTATCCAGTAGAAAGATTTATCTTTTCCTCCTTTGATTTTAATATTTTGAGAAACTTAAAGAAAAAGAGAGAAAATGCAGTAGTTGAAGGTTTATGTTTTTCTCCCTATGGTAAATCATTTCCTTCCTTTCTATCAGGAATTAACCCATACTTCATATTTGTGAGTAAAGGAATGGTGGATAGGATGCACTTAAGAAGTTTGACTGTAAAACCATACACCGTGAATAATCCACTCATGATGAAAAGACTTATAAAAATTGGAGTTGATGGGATATTCACTGATGTTCCTGATGTGTTAAAGAAAGTTATGGAGTCTGAAAAACATTAG
- a CDS encoding MBL fold metallo-hydrolase, with protein sequence MKIKVVVDDLSGKRGCLSEHGLSLLIERNGKKILFDTGFGFSLLKNLERLNVKPDEISYVILSHGHNDHTGGLLSFLKNRSKEVEIYAHPDIFKGKYKDKGEKKDYIGIPESRETYEKYGGRFKLKREFFEIEGGLYFSGQIERINNFMDKTLVVKDGDEFVIDPIYDDISIGIKMDSGIFIVTGCNHSGLSNTLTHFYNYLGLPIIGVLGGLHLLNFEDRIKDAIDGIKKFDLKKIYPLHCTGTYGKCRLLYEFGDKVKLLKTCDEIEINR encoded by the coding sequence ATGAAGATAAAAGTAGTTGTGGATGACTTATCTGGAAAAAGAGGCTGTTTGTCTGAACATGGTCTTTCTCTACTTATAGAGAGGAATGGTAAGAAAATTCTATTTGATACAGGTTTTGGATTTTCTTTGTTAAAAAACCTTGAGAGGCTAAATGTTAAACCAGATGAGATCTCCTATGTAATTTTGTCTCATGGACATAACGATCATACAGGAGGACTTTTATCTTTTCTTAAAAATAGATCTAAGGAAGTAGAGATATATGCACATCCAGACATCTTTAAGGGAAAGTACAAGGATAAAGGTGAGAAAAAGGATTACATTGGAATACCTGAAAGTAGAGAGACTTATGAAAAGTACGGAGGAAGATTTAAACTAAAAAGAGAATTTTTTGAAATAGAAGGAGGTCTCTACTTCTCTGGACAGATTGAGAGAATAAATAATTTTATGGACAAAACCTTAGTAGTTAAGGATGGGGATGAGTTTGTTATTGATCCCATCTATGATGATATAAGTATAGGAATTAAAATGGATTCTGGGATTTTTATAGTAACTGGATGCAACCATTCTGGGCTTTCAAATACACTCACCCATTTTTACAATTATCTGGGATTACCAATAATTGGAGTACTTGGTGGACTTCACCTATTGAACTTTGAGGATAGAATAAAGGATGCGATAGATGGGATTAAGAAATTTGACTTAAAGAAAATATACCCTTTGCACTGCACAGGAACATATGGAAAATGTAGGCTTCTTTACGAATTTGGGGATAAGGTAAAATTACTAAAGACCTGTGATGAGATAGAAATAAATAGATGA
- a CDS encoding 4Fe-4S binding protein — protein sequence MAYKVIKDRCTGCGVCEKVCPVNAITIVEGKAEIDPSLCTDCGICAERCPVDAITAGTPALEMKKPENIQPPMYGFNGGRGMGYGRGMGGRFGMRGQGRGFGMGMRGQGRGMGRGRGGGFGRGPTGYCVCPNCGTRVPHEPGVPCNSMKCPKCGAPMVRE from the coding sequence ATGGCATACAAAGTAATAAAAGATAGGTGTACAGGATGTGGAGTTTGTGAAAAGGTCTGCCCTGTGAATGCTATAACCATTGTGGAAGGGAAGGCAGAGATAGATCCTTCGTTATGCACAGATTGTGGCATTTGCGCAGAGAGGTGTCCTGTTGATGCAATTACTGCAGGAACACCAGCTTTAGAGATGAAAAAACCAGAAAATATACAACCACCAATGTATGGTTTTAATGGTGGTAGAGGCATGGGTTATGGAAGAGGAATGGGAGGAAGGTTTGGCATGAGAGGACAAGGAAGAGGTTTTGGTATGGGAATGAGAGGTCAAGGAAGAGGAATGGGAAGAGGAAGAGGTGGAGGTTTTGGAAGAGGACCAACTGGATACTGCGTCTGTCCAAACTGTGGAACAAGGGTGCCACATGAACCCGGTGTTCCATGTAACTCAATGAAATGCCCGAAATGTGGAGCGCCAATGGTTAGAGAATAA
- the trxA gene encoding thioredoxin, producing the protein MRMKEVSSESFNKEVLEEKIPVVVDFWADWCHPCEVIKPHLEKLAREYDGKIKFVAIDVEKNSDIATKYEIMNLPTLLIFKDGKVYGEIVGAYPYSKLKEEILGILGLV; encoded by the coding sequence ATGAGGATGAAGGAAGTGAGTTCGGAGAGTTTTAATAAAGAGGTTCTTGAGGAGAAGATCCCTGTAGTTGTGGATTTCTGGGCAGATTGGTGTCATCCATGTGAAGTAATAAAGCCTCATCTTGAGAAGTTGGCAAGGGAGTATGATGGGAAGATAAAGTTTGTTGCCATCGATGTTGAGAAAAATTCAGATATAGCCACGAAGTATGAGATTATGAACCTTCCAACTCTCCTTATTTTTAAAGATGGGAAAGTTTATGGAGAGATAGTTGGGGCATATCCTTACTCTAAACTTAAAGAGGAGATTTTGGGTATTCTCGGTCTGGTATAA
- a CDS encoding RNA polymerase sigma factor, with product MDREKEKILVERAKHDKEAFGILFNEYFSLILNYVFRRIGDKEDAKEITQEVFLKALSSISTYKDRGIPYSSYLMRIAINEVNDYVKRKRRIILMEDIRNVFKDYSIDDKKKKFLIIQRLLLKLPLKYQTVISLKYFEKMKIKEIAEVLNKNENTVKTLLRRGIKRLKEEIEKDETFSKEFGLNE from the coding sequence ATGGATAGAGAAAAGGAAAAAATTCTTGTTGAGAGGGCTAAGCACGATAAAGAAGCCTTTGGTATTTTATTTAATGAGTATTTCTCCCTTATACTAAATTATGTCTTTAGAAGAATAGGAGATAAAGAGGACGCAAAGGAGATAACACAGGAAGTTTTCTTGAAAGCCCTCTCATCAATTTCAACCTATAAGGATAGAGGCATTCCATATTCATCATACCTTATGCGAATAGCAATAAATGAGGTTAATGATTATGTAAAGAGGAAGAGAAGGATTATTTTAATGGAAGACATAAGGAATGTCTTTAAAGACTATTCCATAGATGACAAGAAGAAGAAATTTTTAATAATTCAAAGACTCCTCCTTAAACTCCCTTTAAAGTATCAAACAGTCATCTCTTTAAAATACTTTGAAAAGATGAAGATAAAGGAAATAGCAGAAGTTTTAAATAAAAATGAGAATACTGTGAAAACACTTCTTAGAAGGGGTATTAAAAGGTTGAAGGAGGAGATAGAGAAAGACGAAACTTTTTCAAAGGAGTTTGGTTTAAATGAGTGA